The following proteins are co-located in the Deltaproteobacteria bacterium genome:
- a CDS encoding DUF4388 domain-containing protein produces the protein MAVPRPAAPQGRLEDAPLAHVLTWARDARATGCVTFKSGGAVNRLYLSEGRPAGTVLSAGYRPLPQLLLELGWLDELALDRALEEVYGGVPLEQALVKTGVLGEDRLQEALELQEERNLEALGALTAGEVEFKPEPLPPSSKVRLSPERALLDALALPSGQPRTQALVESLGAHAARLNSALEGAVPALRLRDDERKALELLRPGMTASDFARESGLPAERARALVALLIELELVTAVDLAAEADALRKKAEAEKQAALALQVAREAERLHAEQQRQLESATAQLQDLEGERLVEEERYIELRQAREQEKLRAQQEATQAAHSQAWEEHDAFSASLEAATQGERTAPVIDMAAAMHKAAYAESVLRAEAAQAAEVDADIHARARWLETEADRGDAERLARDEAARVEEVEQAAREALQARQRERAEEERRQQEEIARLEEQAKRILAEQRAKAEAEEREARERAEALARDAEEREARERAEALAREEAKRIARETAEREEAERIARETAAREEAERVAREQAEREEAERVARETAEREEAER, from the coding sequence GTGGCCGTACCCCGACCAGCCGCCCCACAGGGCCGCCTTGAAGATGCGCCGCTCGCCCACGTGCTCACCTGGGCCCGCGACGCACGCGCCACGGGCTGCGTGACGTTCAAGTCCGGCGGCGCGGTGAACCGGCTCTACCTCTCCGAGGGCCGACCTGCAGGCACCGTGCTCTCCGCCGGCTATCGCCCGCTGCCCCAGCTCCTGCTCGAGCTGGGCTGGCTCGACGAGCTCGCGCTGGATCGCGCGCTGGAAGAGGTCTACGGCGGCGTGCCGCTGGAGCAGGCGCTGGTGAAGACCGGCGTGCTTGGCGAGGACCGGCTGCAAGAGGCGCTCGAGCTGCAGGAGGAGCGCAACCTCGAGGCGCTGGGGGCGCTGACTGCGGGCGAAGTCGAGTTCAAGCCCGAGCCGTTGCCCCCGTCGTCGAAGGTGCGGCTCTCGCCCGAGCGCGCCCTCCTCGATGCGCTCGCGTTGCCGAGCGGCCAGCCGCGCACGCAGGCGCTGGTGGAGAGCCTGGGCGCGCACGCCGCGCGGCTGAACTCCGCGCTCGAAGGCGCCGTGCCCGCGCTGCGTCTGCGCGACGACGAGCGCAAGGCCTTGGAGCTCCTGCGTCCGGGCATGACCGCGAGCGACTTCGCACGCGAGTCGGGTCTTCCCGCGGAGCGCGCGCGCGCGCTGGTGGCGCTGCTCATCGAGCTCGAGCTGGTCACGGCCGTGGACCTCGCTGCCGAAGCCGACGCGCTGCGGAAGAAGGCCGAGGCCGAGAAACAGGCTGCGCTCGCGCTGCAGGTCGCGCGCGAGGCTGAGCGGCTCCACGCGGAGCAGCAGCGCCAGCTGGAGAGCGCCACGGCGCAGCTCCAGGATCTCGAGGGCGAGCGGCTGGTCGAAGAGGAGCGCTACATCGAGCTCCGGCAGGCGCGTGAGCAGGAGAAGCTGCGCGCCCAGCAGGAGGCGACCCAGGCCGCGCACTCGCAAGCCTGGGAAGAGCACGACGCCTTTTCGGCGAGCCTGGAGGCGGCCACGCAGGGCGAGCGCACCGCCCCTGTCATCGACATGGCCGCTGCGATGCACAAGGCGGCCTACGCCGAGTCCGTCCTGCGCGCCGAGGCTGCCCAGGCCGCGGAGGTCGATGCCGACATCCATGCGCGGGCGCGCTGGCTCGAGACCGAAGCTGATCGCGGCGACGCGGAGCGGCTCGCGCGCGATGAAGCGGCGCGCGTCGAAGAGGTCGAGCAGGCCGCCCGCGAGGCTCTCCAGGCCCGCCAGCGCGAGCGCGCCGAAGAGGAGCGTCGGCAGCAGGAGGAGATCGCCCGGCTGGAGGAGCAGGCCAAGCGAATTCTGGCCGAGCAGCGCGCGAAGGCAGAGGCCGAGGAGCGCGAGGCCCGCGAGCGCGCCGAAGCCCTCGCCCGCGACGCCGAAGAGCGCGAGGCCCGCGAGCGCGCCGAGGCGCTGGCGCGCGAGGAAGCCAAGCGCATCGCCCGCGAGACGGCCGAGCGTGAAGAAGCCGAGCGCATCGCCCGCGAGACGGCCGCGCGCGAAGAAGCCGAGCGCGTCGCCCGCGAGCAGGCCGAGCGTGAAGAAGCCGAGCGCGTCGCCCGCGAGACCGCCGAGCGCGAAGAAGCCGAGCGCG
- a CDS encoding tRNA (cytidine(34)-2'-O)-methyltransferase, with protein MSVVLTPPTPPLNVVLVEPRIPPNTGNIARLCACTGARLHLVGPLGFSIADAELKRAGLDYWAHVFERLYPDLEAFLAEHGTKRLHLFSARGEKSYVAAPYQAGDYLLFGSETEGLPKRILEARPADVYAVPMLADRRSLNLSTCAGIVTYEALRQVTANFGVGATSR; from the coding sequence ATGTCCGTCGTCCTCACGCCGCCGACGCCGCCGCTCAACGTGGTGCTCGTGGAGCCGCGCATCCCGCCGAACACGGGCAACATCGCGCGGCTCTGCGCCTGCACGGGCGCGCGGCTGCACCTGGTTGGCCCGCTGGGGTTCTCCATCGCCGACGCCGAGCTCAAGCGCGCCGGGCTGGACTACTGGGCGCACGTCTTCGAGCGGCTCTACCCCGACCTCGAGGCGTTCCTCGCCGAGCACGGCACCAAGCGGCTGCACCTGTTCAGCGCGCGCGGCGAGAAGAGCTACGTGGCCGCGCCCTACCAGGCAGGCGACTACCTGCTCTTCGGCTCCGAGACGGAGGGCCTGCCCAAGCGAATCCTCGAGGCGCGGCCGGCAGATGTGTACGCCGTGCCCATGCTGGCCGACCGTCGATCGTTGAACCTCTCCACCTGCGCCGGAATCGTCACCTACGAGGCCCTGCGCCAAGTGACCGCAAACTTTGGCGTAGGGGCCACCTCCCGGTAG
- a CDS encoding DUF192 domain-containing protein, translating into MRYRWVNASKQDAVIATDAERADTFGSRFKGLLGRDSLAEGGGLHIEPCNSIHMFFMKFAIDVLFLDEDLKVVRAISGIKPWRVTRVYPDAASVLELPVGVIARTGTVSGDQLTSQPVT; encoded by the coding sequence ATGCGCTACCGCTGGGTCAACGCGAGCAAGCAGGACGCCGTCATCGCCACGGACGCCGAGCGCGCCGACACCTTCGGCTCGCGCTTCAAGGGCCTTCTCGGCCGCGACAGCCTCGCCGAGGGCGGCGGCCTGCACATCGAGCCGTGCAACTCGATCCACATGTTCTTCATGAAGTTCGCCATCGACGTGCTGTTTCTCGATGAGGACTTGAAGGTCGTGCGCGCCATCAGCGGCATCAAGCCCTGGCGCGTGACGCGTGTGTATCCCGACGCCGCGTCGGTTCTCGAGTTGCCGGTGGGCGTGATCGCTCGGACGGGCACCGTCTCGGGCGATCAGCTCACGTCGCAGCCGGTGACATGA
- a CDS encoding NTP transferase domain-containing protein, with amino-acid sequence MKAFVLCAGLGTRLKPVTDALPKPALPMLGVPLVQWTFAHLAAQGVDGFVINTHHLPQEMEAAARAAATALKLPLEVSHEPVIQGTGGALREAARFLPTDAPFVLWNGDILSEIDLKDALAAHQASGASATMVLRPMPPNEKYGAVELDGYHGVRRIAGNGPGGAGLTNWHFTGVHIVEPSVVKAVPASGEACINRQVYISLIANGGRVHGHVVQSGYWSDLGTPARYISTQAELLHGALDFNKFPGVSPLWPPSRGGIWQQHGSKVARGVSVIPPVWIGPNAIIEQGARLGPNAAVNGKVPGTAELVDGALISGELADGEKLHGAVRLRTNTAR; translated from the coding sequence ATGAAGGCGTTCGTGCTCTGCGCGGGGCTGGGCACGCGGCTGAAGCCCGTCACCGACGCGCTGCCCAAACCCGCCCTGCCCATGCTCGGCGTGCCGCTGGTGCAGTGGACGTTCGCGCACCTCGCGGCCCAGGGCGTCGACGGCTTCGTCATCAACACCCACCACCTGCCGCAGGAGATGGAAGCCGCGGCGCGCGCGGCGGCGACGGCGCTGAAGCTGCCGCTCGAGGTGTCGCACGAGCCGGTGATTCAAGGCACCGGCGGCGCGCTCCGCGAGGCCGCACGCTTCCTGCCCACCGACGCGCCGTTTGTGCTCTGGAACGGCGACATCCTCTCGGAGATCGATCTCAAGGATGCGCTCGCGGCGCACCAGGCCTCGGGCGCCTCGGCGACGATGGTGCTGCGGCCCATGCCGCCCAACGAGAAGTACGGCGCAGTGGAACTCGACGGCTACCACGGCGTGCGGCGCATCGCCGGTAACGGCCCGGGCGGCGCGGGCCTCACCAACTGGCACTTCACGGGAGTGCACATCGTCGAGCCGAGCGTGGTGAAGGCCGTCCCCGCGAGCGGCGAGGCCTGTATCAACCGACAGGTCTACATTTCCTTGATCGCGAACGGCGGCCGCGTGCACGGGCACGTGGTGCAGAGCGGCTACTGGTCGGACCTGGGGACGCCGGCGAGATATATCTCGACACAGGCCGAGCTGCTGCACGGCGCGCTCGACTTCAACAAGTTCCCGGGCGTGAGCCCGCTCTGGCCGCCCTCGCGTGGGGGCATCTGGCAGCAGCACGGATCCAAGGTCGCGCGTGGCGTGAGCGTGATCCCGCCGGTGTGGATCGGCCCGAACGCGATCATCGAGCAAGGCGCGCGGCTCGGGCCGAACGCGGCCGTGAATGGCAAGGTCCCGGGTACGGCCGAGCTCGTGGATGGCGCGCTCATCTCGGGCGAGCTCGCGGACGGCGAGAAGCTGCACGGCGCCGTGCGACTTAGGACGAACACCGCGCGCTAG
- a CDS encoding phosphotransferase, which yields MADIDILLRDVVNRATGRKTDGAEIIKLKGDASNRSYFRVRENGQTHVVMVMPLDTKSEEATKGEPPKELPFVNVHRYLNKLGVRVPEIRRFEPERGLMVLEDLGDELFEHAQARGPAERDQWYGHAVDTLAALRARADKERDAGCLAFGRAFDADLYEWELHHFRAYGLEVRQGLTMSGAELKRMGELFRNLAETLDKEPRGFTHRDYQSRNLMVVDGKLVVIDFQDALQGPRQYDLVALLRDSYVQLDRPFIEKMLNRYIASYHKEGGEQLDAKQFIATFDRLTVQRKLKDAGRFIFIDVVKKNPGFLPYVTPSLGYVREAFERVPELAELRTIIAKHVPELR from the coding sequence ATGGCTGACATCGACATCCTGCTCCGCGACGTCGTGAACCGCGCCACCGGGCGCAAGACCGACGGCGCCGAGATCATCAAGCTCAAGGGCGACGCGTCCAACCGCAGCTACTTCCGCGTGCGCGAGAACGGCCAGACCCACGTGGTCATGGTCATGCCGCTCGACACCAAGAGCGAAGAGGCCACCAAGGGCGAGCCGCCCAAGGAGCTGCCCTTCGTGAACGTGCACCGCTACCTGAACAAGCTCGGCGTGCGCGTTCCCGAGATTCGCCGCTTCGAGCCGGAGCGCGGCTTGATGGTGCTCGAGGATCTGGGCGACGAGCTCTTCGAGCACGCGCAGGCGCGCGGGCCGGCCGAGCGCGATCAGTGGTACGGCCACGCGGTGGACACCCTCGCCGCCCTGCGGGCGCGCGCCGACAAGGAGCGCGACGCGGGCTGCCTCGCGTTCGGCCGCGCCTTCGACGCCGACTTGTACGAGTGGGAGCTGCACCACTTCCGCGCCTACGGCCTCGAGGTGCGCCAGGGTTTGACGATGAGCGGCGCCGAGCTCAAGCGCATGGGCGAGCTCTTCCGCAACCTCGCCGAGACCCTCGACAAGGAGCCGCGCGGCTTCACCCACCGCGACTACCAGAGCCGCAACCTCATGGTCGTCGACGGCAAGCTGGTGGTCATCGACTTCCAGGACGCGCTCCAGGGCCCGCGCCAGTACGACCTGGTGGCGCTCTTGCGTGACTCGTACGTGCAGCTCGATCGGCCCTTCATCGAGAAGATGCTGAATCGATATATCGCGAGCTATCACAAAGAAGGCGGCGAGCAGCTCGACGCCAAGCAGTTCATCGCGACCTTCGACCGGCTCACCGTGCAGCGAAAGCTCAAGGACGCGGGCCGCTTCATCTTCATCGACGTGGTGAAGAAGAACCCCGGCTTCCTGCCCTACGTGACGCCCAGCCTGGGCTACGTGCGCGAGGCCTTCGAGCGCGTGCCCGAGCTGGCCGAGCTGCGCACCATCATCGCCAAGCACGTGCCGGAGCTGCGCTAG
- a CDS encoding vegetative protein encodes MADKKKKTTWRAAKGGGKKKCSIEGCKRPYRAKGFCYFHYAKWTDGALPHARYKTCNKADCKKKQFKSGLCETHYNEMKGITAAAPAAAAPAAS; translated from the coding sequence GTGGCGGACAAGAAGAAGAAGACGACCTGGCGCGCTGCGAAGGGCGGCGGCAAGAAGAAGTGCAGCATCGAGGGCTGCAAGCGGCCGTACCGTGCGAAGGGCTTCTGCTACTTCCACTACGCCAAGTGGACCGACGGTGCCCTGCCCCACGCCCGCTACAAGACCTGCAACAAGGCCGACTGCAAGAAGAAGCAGTTCAAGAGCGGCCTCTGCGAGACGCACTACAACGAGATGAAGGGCATCACCGCGGCCGCTCCGGCTGCCGCTGCTCCTGCCGCGTCGTAG
- a CDS encoding protein kinase — translation MAYMCQGCSAEGEVWPGECPECHSKLFLNIAPKRKDLIGQLLLGKYKIESKLGQGGMGTVYKAIREGVGQIVAIKVLNPEFSNEPEVMKRFWREVKTYGAISHPNAVGLVDSGQTDDGQLFLAMEFIAGRDLGKTISERGRMPIGDALDICVQCCDVLGYAHEKGIIHRDLKPENIMLVRGLRNYHAKVLDFGIARIVSDNATQLTVQGTICGTPRYMSPEQARGKDIDNRSDIYALGLVLFEMLSGRQAYTYTSITDLLRAQVTEPVPHLFEVETGRDLPEGLDAVIQRACAKNRDERFISMGQFADALSKALPTQNEIRPFTDSQMQALSPPDAASKGRTFLGPGAVQSSTPMPGSMPGMAAMQSSPAIAEVSAATGSQLAIPANLVAKSMTPAPLLDQATLIRQPGMPGAPVPQQNPTEPRTPASQTLPLQNERPQARAEAPASSKNGLFAGIAAVAVLALIGVLVVPKLTAKPDPAPAPVPVASPTPMPSVPAPAPAPAPAPAPAPTPNNVTAQAPAPTPTPAPTPTPAPTPTPGHPKAPRNPNPGSTAQLTNAVAEQAALGNYNQASGAFRTGNLRAALETLDLVPSNTAIAAKANILREEIQQAQSAMAEGRRAASDSRCDDAQAAFDRATALSSGLSHEGKEAVAKCRAGAAPTKIE, via the coding sequence ATGGCGTACATGTGTCAGGGCTGCAGCGCCGAGGGCGAGGTCTGGCCCGGGGAGTGCCCCGAGTGCCACTCCAAGCTCTTCCTGAACATCGCCCCCAAGCGCAAGGACCTCATCGGCCAGCTGCTGCTGGGCAAGTACAAGATCGAGAGCAAGCTCGGCCAGGGCGGCATGGGCACGGTCTACAAGGCCATCCGCGAGGGCGTGGGCCAGATCGTGGCCATCAAGGTCCTCAACCCCGAGTTCTCGAACGAGCCCGAGGTGATGAAGCGCTTCTGGCGCGAGGTGAAGACCTACGGGGCCATCTCGCACCCGAACGCGGTGGGCCTCGTCGACTCCGGCCAGACCGATGACGGCCAGCTCTTTCTGGCCATGGAGTTCATCGCCGGGCGCGACCTCGGCAAGACCATCTCCGAGCGCGGGCGCATGCCCATTGGCGACGCGCTCGACATCTGCGTGCAGTGCTGCGACGTGCTCGGCTACGCGCACGAGAAGGGCATCATCCACCGCGACCTGAAGCCCGAGAACATCATGCTCGTGCGCGGGCTGCGGAACTACCACGCCAAGGTGCTCGACTTCGGCATCGCGCGCATCGTGAGCGACAACGCCACGCAGCTCACGGTGCAGGGCACCATCTGCGGCACGCCGCGCTACATGAGCCCGGAGCAGGCGCGCGGCAAGGACATCGACAACCGCTCCGACATCTACGCGCTCGGCCTGGTGCTCTTCGAGATGCTCTCGGGGCGGCAGGCGTACACGTACACGTCGATCACCGATCTGCTGCGTGCGCAGGTGACCGAGCCCGTTCCGCATCTCTTTGAAGTCGAGACGGGGCGCGATCTGCCCGAAGGCCTGGACGCCGTCATCCAGCGCGCGTGCGCCAAGAACCGCGACGAGCGCTTCATCTCCATGGGCCAGTTCGCCGACGCGCTCTCGAAGGCGCTGCCCACCCAGAACGAGATCCGGCCGTTCACCGACTCGCAGATGCAGGCGCTCTCGCCGCCCGACGCAGCTTCGAAGGGACGCACGTTCCTGGGGCCGGGCGCGGTGCAGTCGTCGACACCGATGCCGGGGAGCATGCCGGGCATGGCGGCGATGCAGTCGAGCCCGGCCATCGCCGAGGTCTCGGCTGCGACCGGGAGCCAGCTCGCGATTCCGGCGAACCTCGTCGCGAAGTCGATGACGCCCGCGCCGCTGCTGGACCAGGCCACGCTCATCCGCCAGCCGGGCATGCCGGGCGCGCCGGTGCCGCAGCAGAATCCGACCGAGCCGCGGACGCCGGCCTCGCAGACGCTGCCCTTGCAGAACGAGCGTCCACAGGCGCGCGCCGAGGCGCCGGCATCGTCGAAGAACGGGCTCTTCGCGGGCATCGCGGCCGTTGCCGTGCTGGCGCTCATCGGTGTGCTGGTGGTGCCCAAGCTCACCGCGAAGCCCGATCCTGCGCCCGCGCCGGTCCCCGTCGCGAGCCCCACGCCGATGCCGTCCGTCCCTGCGCCCGCGCCGGCCCCTGCGCCCGCGCCAGCTCCCGCGCCGACGCCGAACAACGTCACTGCGCAGGCGCCCGCTCCCACCCCGACTCCGGCGCCCACGCCGACGCCCGCTCCCACGCCGACGCCTGGACACCCCAAGGCACCGAGAAATCCGAACCCCGGTAGCACCGCGCAGCTCACCAACGCCGTGGCCGAGCAGGCGGCGCTGGGCAACTACAACCAGGCCTCGGGCGCGTTCCGGACCGGCAACCTGCGCGCCGCCCTGGAGACGCTGGACCTGGTGCCCTCGAACACCGCCATTGCGGCCAAGGCCAACATCCTGCGCGAGGAGATCCAGCAGGCGCAGTCGGCCATGGCCGAGGGCCGCCGCGCCGCCTCCGACAGCCGCTGCGACGACGCCCAGGCCGCCTTCGACCGCGCGACCGCGCTCTCCTCGGGCCTGAGCCACGAGGGCAAGGAAGCGGTCGCCAAGTGCCGCGCCGGCGCCGCGCCCACCAAGATCGAGTAG
- the msrP gene encoding protein-methionine-sulfoxide reductase catalytic subunit MsrP has product MLIKKPADVASSELTSEALYLRRREFLAAGVAVATLGSRLARAVEPTAPAPAPAVDGLPPFAKSPLSTTSEKQTSLEDATHYNNYYEFGTSKSDPAENAGAFKPRPWTVKLEGELAKPRTIDLDELMKLVPLEERIYRMRCVEAWSMVIPWVGLPLGALLKKLAPTSKAKFVEFTSIVRPEQMPGQTAPILPWPYVEGLRIDEAMNPLTLLAVGLYGKVLPNQNGAPLRLVVPWKYGFKGIKAIVSIKLTDKQPKNTWNILSPEEYGFYANVNPKHDHPRWSQAKERRIGEFFKRETLMFNGYADQVASLYSGMDLDKNF; this is encoded by the coding sequence ATGCTCATCAAGAAGCCTGCCGACGTCGCCAGCTCGGAGCTCACCTCCGAAGCGCTCTACCTGCGGCGGCGCGAGTTCCTGGCCGCGGGCGTCGCCGTGGCAACGCTGGGCTCGCGCCTCGCGCGCGCGGTCGAGCCCACTGCGCCTGCTCCTGCGCCGGCCGTCGACGGTCTGCCGCCGTTCGCCAAGAGCCCGCTCTCCACCACGTCCGAGAAGCAGACCTCACTCGAGGACGCGACCCATTACAACAACTACTACGAGTTCGGCACGAGCAAGTCCGACCCGGCGGAGAACGCGGGCGCGTTCAAGCCGAGGCCCTGGACGGTGAAGCTGGAGGGCGAGCTCGCCAAGCCGCGAACCATCGATCTCGACGAGCTCATGAAGCTGGTGCCGCTCGAGGAGCGCATCTACCGCATGCGCTGCGTCGAGGCGTGGAGCATGGTGATCCCCTGGGTCGGGTTGCCGCTGGGGGCGCTGCTCAAGAAGCTCGCGCCGACGTCGAAGGCGAAGTTCGTGGAGTTCACGTCCATCGTCCGTCCGGAGCAGATGCCGGGGCAGACCGCGCCAATCCTGCCGTGGCCGTACGTCGAGGGCCTGCGCATCGACGAGGCCATGAACCCACTCACGCTGCTCGCGGTGGGGCTCTACGGGAAGGTGCTGCCCAACCAGAACGGCGCGCCGCTGCGGCTGGTGGTGCCGTGGAAGTACGGCTTCAAGGGCATCAAGGCGATCGTGTCCATCAAGCTCACGGACAAGCAGCCCAAGAACACCTGGAACATCCTCTCGCCCGAGGAGTACGGCTTCTACGCGAACGTGAACCCCAAGCACGATCACCCGCGCTGGAGCCAGGCCAAGGAGCGTCGCATCGGCGAGTTCTTCAAGCGCGAGACGCTGATGTTCAACGGCTACGCGGACCAGGTCGCCTCGCTCTACAGCGGCATGGACCTCGACAAGAACTTCTGA
- a CDS encoding sulfoxide reductase heme-binding subunit YedZ — MKLSDRLLKPPVFALCLAPLAWLVARAVLNQLGANPIEKVLNALGWWALFMLVASLAMTPLQLVMGWNWPIRIRRMVGLFAAFYASLHLLVYAGGDNAFNWHDIWADVVKRKFMTIGFAAWLLLVPLTITSTQKMMQRLKYARWKKLHRLAYVAAALGVVHFIWRVKRDETEPLRFGAVLAVLLLLRAIYAMRGKTGPKIRRPQAVPD; from the coding sequence ATGAAGCTCTCCGATCGCCTGCTCAAGCCGCCGGTCTTCGCGCTCTGCCTCGCGCCGCTCGCGTGGCTGGTCGCGCGCGCGGTGCTGAACCAGCTCGGCGCGAATCCCATCGAGAAGGTGCTCAACGCGCTGGGGTGGTGGGCGCTGTTCATGCTCGTGGCGTCGCTGGCGATGACGCCGCTGCAGCTGGTGATGGGCTGGAACTGGCCGATTCGAATCCGGCGGATGGTGGGGCTCTTTGCGGCGTTCTACGCGAGCCTGCACCTGCTCGTGTACGCGGGCGGCGACAACGCCTTCAACTGGCACGACATCTGGGCCGACGTGGTGAAGCGCAAGTTCATGACCATCGGCTTCGCCGCGTGGCTGCTGCTCGTGCCGCTGACCATCACCTCGACGCAGAAGATGATGCAGCGCCTGAAGTACGCGCGGTGGAAGAAGCTGCACCGGCTGGCGTACGTCGCGGCGGCGCTCGGCGTGGTGCACTTCATCTGGCGCGTGAAGCGCGACGAGACCGAGCCTCTTCGCTTTGGCGCGGTGCTCGCGGTGCTGCTGCTTCTGCGCGCGATCTACGCGATGCGCGGGAAGACCGGGCCAAAGATTCGACGGCCGCAGGCCGTGCCCGACTAA
- a CDS encoding DUF4303 domain-containing protein: MDFELLQTEIVATCRQAFRDIRVAHPNEEICAFALYSDDGAMTVCPAFGPAAGSASLAPRERVEHREIVLQIHRVLALVPTQRVRELPNRGCVVAVDLEDVEARGLELLARERRAPVAPGNERLVLGRERRTDVVDEEPTAGLERVVHRAQVFLVGHAEMNEELVVRLPIRVDVAALERVLGDEEIERRSRLARDVRVGRKAAVEDVHAAALAAHGPHVARAGIEQRQHRVDVDACLGPTQRRQQPQRAHAAVAEVHRLHAG; encoded by the coding sequence CTGGACTTCGAACTTCTGCAAACCGAAATCGTCGCTACATGTCGACAAGCGTTCCGCGACATTCGGGTCGCTCACCCGAATGAAGAGATCTGCGCCTTCGCCCTCTACAGCGACGACGGCGCCATGACTGTGTGTCCCGCGTTTGGACCCGCAGCTGGTAGCGCGTCACTTGCGCCGCGCGAGCGTGTAGAGCACCGAGAGATCGTGTTGCAGATCCATCGCGTCCTGGCCCTGGTCCCAACGCAGCGTGTGCGCGAGCTGCCGAATCGCGGGTGCGTCGTCGCGGTCGATCTCGAGGACGTCGAAGCCCGCGGCCTCGAGTTGCTGGCGCGAGAACGGCGAGCGCCCGTCGCTCCAGGGAACGAACGGCTTGTCCTCGGGCGTGAGCGCCGGACAGATGTTGTAGATGAGGAACCAACCGCCGGGCTTGAGCGCGTCGTGCACCGCGCGCAGGTATTCCTCGTCGGTCACGCCGAGATGAATGAGGAACTTGTCGTCCGCCTGCCGATACGGGTGGATGTAGCCGCGCTTGAGCGTGTTCTTGGAGATGAAGAGATCGAGCGCCGTTCCCGCCTCGCGCGCGATGTTCGCGTCGGCCGGAAAGCGGCCGTCGAGGATGTGCACGCTGCCGCCCTTGCTGCCCACGGGCCCCACGTCGCCCGCGCCGGAATAGAGCAGCGGCAACATCGGGTCGACGTCGATGCCTGTCTCGGTCCAACCCAGCGACGCCAGCAGCCGCAGCGGGCCCACGCCGCCGTAGCCGAAGTCCATCGACTTCACGCCGGGTGA